One genomic segment of Trichoplusia ni isolate ovarian cell line Hi5 chromosome 5, tn1, whole genome shotgun sequence includes these proteins:
- the LOC113494282 gene encoding zinc finger protein ubi-d4 isoform X1, whose product MAAAEIQIVNPSNLTKIESFLNDPSYKEIIENSSTFNSRLCAERRMRMPFIDTQTGVAQSHCNLFMTRRQRMPGQKEGQVYTYPAQRWRKARRQYLTMSSTRWGWNGASDIADNIGEGENSSGVPGDALAGDDSRDGSQSAAKDDPKEWFYDELAMEEMETGEEPDPESDEDYYDDTYANRRKRRGGATPTGPGSRGGRTRKAQPDDTPAKRGRAGRGRGKRAQGTLPYEVPGDSEKPFGCERGLAAAVARRSPPPRPASADTSSSDSAHVPLAAAAAAAAAAAAAAASASAPLAPAPVPSASTPHDKEPSATKLTKGASPSPYCDFCLGDDRENKKTGTPEELVSCSDCGRSGKRRGRPPRNGLSKTTCYHLENRVCERHRHLRDTIKLNGVVEILSSMSYSADDFDNFASQTKLLHDEYGQYPVSPPSRQSPTYDCDRDLVTGSNH is encoded by the exons ATGGCGGCGGCCGAGATTCAGATAGTGAATCCTTCTAATTTAACTAAAATCGAAAG TTTTCTCAATGATCCGAGTTACAAAGAAATTATTGAGAACTCATCGACGTTTAATTCGCGACTATGTGCCGAACGGAGGATGCGAATGCCGTTCATCGACACACAGACCG GTGTCGCACAGAGCCACTGCAACCTATTCATGACAAGAAGACAGCGTATGCCAGGACAGAAAGAAGGACAAGTTTACACATATCCAGCACAGAG ATGGCGCAAAGCCCGCCGCCAGTACTTAACGATGTCATCAACGCGATGGGGCTGGAACGGCGCGTCCGACATCGCGGACAACATCGGCGAGGGAGAGAACAGCTCCGGGGTACCGGGAGACGCCCTCGCCGGGGACGACAGCAGGGACGGCTCGCAGTCTGCTGCTAAAGATGATCCTAAG GAATGGTTCTACGACGAGCTAGCGATGGAGGAGATGGAGACGGGCGAGGAGCCGGACCCGGAGTCTGACGAGGACTACTACGACGACACGTACGCGAACAGGCGCaagcggcgcggcggcgccaCGCCCACCGGGCCCGGCTCGCGCGGCGGCCGCACGCGCAAGGCGCAGCCCGACGACACGCCCGCCAAGCGCGGCCGGGCG GGTCGAGGTAGAGGGAAGCGCGCACAAGGAACCCTGCCTTACGAAGTGCCCGGCGACAGCGAGAAGCCCTTCGGCTGCGAAC GAGGTCTAGCAGCAGCAGTGGCCCGTCGCTCGCCACCTCCTCGACCAGCATCAGCTGACACGTCCAGCTCGGACTCTGCGCACGTGCCTCTGGCCGCTGCTGcagctgccgccgccgccgccgctgcagCTGCGGCCAGCGCCAGCGCCCCGCTCGCGCCCGCGCCCGTACCCTCCGCGTCGACGCCGCACGATAAGGAACCCTCCGCTACTAAGCTTACGAAAGGG GCATCACCATCACCGTACTGTGATTTCTGCTTGGGCGACGACCGTGAGAACAAGAAGACCGGCACCCCCGAGGAGCTGGTGAGCTGCTCGGACTGCGGGCGATCAGGTAAGCGGCGCGGTAGGCCTCCCCGCAACGGCTTGTCCAAGACAACCTGCTACCACCTCGAGAACCGCGTGTGCGAGCGACACAGACACCTCCGCGACACCATCAAACTGAACGGCGTCGTCGAGATACTCAGCTCCATGAGCTACTCGGCCGACGACTTCGACAACTTCGCCTCGCAGACCAAACTCCTCCACGACGAGTACGGACAGTACCCCGTGTCCCCCCCCTCCCGCCAGAGCCCCACATACGACTGTGATCGTGATCTCGTCACCGGTTCCAATCACTAA
- the LOC113494282 gene encoding zinc finger protein ubi-d4 isoform X3, giving the protein MAAAEIQIVNPSNLTKIESFLNDPSYKEIIENSSTFNSRLCAERRMRMPFIDTQTGVAQSHCNLFMTRRQRMPGQKEGQVYTYPAQRWRKARRQYLTMSSTRWGWNGASDIADNIGEGENSSGVPGDALAGDDSRDGSQSAAKDDPKEWFYDELAMEEMETGEEPDPESDEDYYDDTYANRRKRRGGATPTGPGSRGGRTRKAQPDDTPAKRGRAGRGRGKRAQGTLPYEVPGDSEKPFGCELCGAKYKTRPGLTYHFTHTHKEPAGGGGAGASDGDSRDSRGGAHTPPGAPAPPAPPAQPATEYQDSYVTFLNNPAVGTGGLAAAVARRSPPPRPASADTSSSDSAHVPLAAAAAAAAAAAAAAASASAPLAPAPVPSASTPHDKEPSATKLTKGASPSPYCDFCLGDDRENKKTGTPEELVSCSDCGRSGKRRGRPPRNGLSKTTCYHLENRVCERHRHLRDTIKLNGVVEILSSMSYSADDFDNFASQTKLLHDEYGQYPVSPPSRQSPTYDCDRDLVTGSNH; this is encoded by the exons ATGGCGGCGGCCGAGATTCAGATAGTGAATCCTTCTAATTTAACTAAAATCGAAAG TTTTCTCAATGATCCGAGTTACAAAGAAATTATTGAGAACTCATCGACGTTTAATTCGCGACTATGTGCCGAACGGAGGATGCGAATGCCGTTCATCGACACACAGACCG GTGTCGCACAGAGCCACTGCAACCTATTCATGACAAGAAGACAGCGTATGCCAGGACAGAAAGAAGGACAAGTTTACACATATCCAGCACAGAG ATGGCGCAAAGCCCGCCGCCAGTACTTAACGATGTCATCAACGCGATGGGGCTGGAACGGCGCGTCCGACATCGCGGACAACATCGGCGAGGGAGAGAACAGCTCCGGGGTACCGGGAGACGCCCTCGCCGGGGACGACAGCAGGGACGGCTCGCAGTCTGCTGCTAAAGATGATCCTAAG GAATGGTTCTACGACGAGCTAGCGATGGAGGAGATGGAGACGGGCGAGGAGCCGGACCCGGAGTCTGACGAGGACTACTACGACGACACGTACGCGAACAGGCGCaagcggcgcggcggcgccaCGCCCACCGGGCCCGGCTCGCGCGGCGGCCGCACGCGCAAGGCGCAGCCCGACGACACGCCCGCCAAGCGCGGCCGGGCG GGTCGAGGTAGAGGGAAGCGCGCACAAGGAACCCTGCCTTACGAAGTGCCCGGCGACAGCGAGAAGCCCTTCGGCTGCGAAC TGTGTGGCGCTAAGTACAAGACGCGGCCGGGGCTGACGTACCACTTCACGCACACGCACAAGGagccggcgggcggcggcggggcggGCGCCAGCGACGGCGACTCGCGCGACTCGCGCGGCGGCGCGCACACGCCGCCcggcgcgcccgcgccgcccgccccgcccgcgcAGCCCGCCACCGAGTACCAGGACAGCTACGTCACCTTCCTCAACAACCCCGCCGTCGGCACCG GAGGTCTAGCAGCAGCAGTGGCCCGTCGCTCGCCACCTCCTCGACCAGCATCAGCTGACACGTCCAGCTCGGACTCTGCGCACGTGCCTCTGGCCGCTGCTGcagctgccgccgccgccgccgctgcagCTGCGGCCAGCGCCAGCGCCCCGCTCGCGCCCGCGCCCGTACCCTCCGCGTCGACGCCGCACGATAAGGAACCCTCCGCTACTAAGCTTACGAAAGGG GCATCACCATCACCGTACTGTGATTTCTGCTTGGGCGACGACCGTGAGAACAAGAAGACCGGCACCCCCGAGGAGCTGGTGAGCTGCTCGGACTGCGGGCGATCAGGTAAGCGGCGCGGTAGGCCTCCCCGCAACGGCTTGTCCAAGACAACCTGCTACCACCTCGAGAACCGCGTGTGCGAGCGACACAGACACCTCCGCGACACCATCAAACTGAACGGCGTCGTCGAGATACTCAGCTCCATGAGCTACTCGGCCGACGACTTCGACAACTTCGCCTCGCAGACCAAACTCCTCCACGACGAGTACGGACAGTACCCCGTGTCCCCCCCCTCCCGCCAGAGCCCCACATACGACTGTGATCGTGATCTCGTCACCGGTTCCAATCACTAA
- the LOC113494285 gene encoding nuclear transcription factor Y subunit gamma-like has protein sequence MSVCFFVPADQTSGSVASEDVDGDVVGEESSPAETAQQSLQQFWLKVTEDIKKVNADDLKSQALPLARIKKIMKLDEEVKMISAEAPVLFAKAAEIFIHELTLRAWSHTEDNKRRTLQRNDIAMAITKCDQFDFLIDIVPRHEVKPHKPRYEHPPRPAPQVEQLAQQHQATLSTTAQPQIVIQPCAQVVQTSGASGSTSNNVVSQQPVTLVQQVVTPSGELQQLPIQLTQAQLNMIRLQVQNNPNQPIIIQAQPQQSPQIIQVSQQAQHQPQQQVFLAQVATTQEDS, from the exons ATGTCCGTGTGTTTCTTTGTGCCTGC TGACCAGACGAGCGGTTCAGTTGCGTCGGAGGACGTCGACGGGGATGTAGTGGGTGAGGAGAGCTCGCCCGCGGAGACCGCACAGCAGAGCCTGCAGCAGTTCTGGCTGAAAGTCACCGAGGACATTAAGAAGGTTAATGCG GACGACCTAAAATCGCAAGCTCTGCCCCTCGCTCGCATAAAGAAGATAATGAAATTGGATGAGGAAGTGAAGATGATATCGGCTGAGGCCCCGGTGCTGTTCGCGAAGGCCGCGGAGATCTTCATACACGAGCTGACGCTGCGGGCCTGGTCACACACCGAGGACAACAAGCGGAGGACGCTACAG CGGAACGACATAGCGATGGCGATAACTAAGTGCGACCAGTTCGACTTCCTGATCGATATCGTGCCGCGCCACGAGGTGAAGCCGCACAAGCCGCGCTACGAGCACCCGCCCAGACCAGCCCCGCAAGTTGAACAG TTGGCACAACAGCACCAAGCGACGCTCTCCACCACTGCCCAGCCGCAAATTGTGATACAGCCTTGTGCGCAAGTTGTACAG ACGTCAGGGGCCTCGGGATCGACGTCCAACAACGTTGTGTCCCAGCAGCCGGTCACTCTGGTGCAGCAGGTGGTCACGCCGTCCGGCGAGCTGCAGCAGTTGCCG ATCCAGCTAACACAAGCGCAGTTGAACATGATCCGTCTACAAGTGCAGAACAATCCGAACCAGCCTATCATCATACAGGCACAGCCGCAACAATCGCCACAGATCATCCAG GTATCCCAACAAGCGCAGCACCAGCCCCAGCAGCAGGTTTTCCTGGCGCAAGTGGCTACAACCCAAGAGGATTCCTAG